One part of the Bdellovibrio sp. KM01 genome encodes these proteins:
- a CDS encoding ABC transporter ATP-binding protein, translated as MSALYRLQNLDYSYEWNKQKVPVLKTLNISFDEACFCCIVGPSGSGKTTLLNLLGLLDSPTNGQIIFGDKDVGNLPEIEKEKIRLHQVGFVFQSFYLIPTLTILENTSYFLPSLGYSQGEAKKTALETLDLLGIANHAHKKPLELSGGQRQRAAIARAIAKKPAVVLADEPTANLDSETSEKIIGAFKELQKSQRTSFIFSTHDSHLVKYAETIHHIKDGQISTGA; from the coding sequence GTGAGTGCGCTATACAGACTTCAAAACCTAGATTACTCCTACGAGTGGAATAAACAAAAAGTGCCCGTTTTGAAGACTTTGAATATCTCTTTTGATGAGGCCTGCTTTTGTTGCATTGTTGGTCCCAGTGGATCTGGAAAAACGACGCTATTAAACCTTCTTGGATTATTGGATTCCCCGACAAATGGCCAAATAATTTTTGGGGATAAAGATGTGGGTAACCTTCCAGAGATTGAAAAGGAAAAGATTCGCCTTCATCAAGTGGGTTTTGTTTTTCAAAGTTTCTATTTGATTCCGACTTTGACGATTCTGGAAAATACGTCTTATTTCCTGCCGTCTTTGGGTTACTCCCAGGGTGAAGCAAAAAAAACAGCATTAGAAACTTTGGATTTATTGGGAATTGCGAATCACGCGCATAAAAAGCCATTGGAGTTATCCGGTGGCCAACGGCAGCGTGCTGCGATTGCCCGTGCGATCGCTAAAAAGCCGGCCGTAGTTTTGGCGGATGAGCCGACAGCGAACTTAGATTCTGAAACTTCTGAAAAAATTATTGGTGCCTTTAAGGAACTTCAGAAATCTCAACGCACCAGTTTCATTTTTTCCACACATGACTCTCATCTAGTTAAATATGCAGAGACGATCCATCACATCAAAGACGGTCAAATTTCTACGGGAGCATAG
- a CDS encoding FtsX-like permease family protein produces MTEIFKIAWRNLFRNPRRTAASLLTVCLGAAALLIYQGFNSGIMNQYRENTIHGYYGFGQVFPKGYYGKVFEQPWKMWIENPEEAEKKLLSAPGVEQVFPRLSFYSFLAKGGITLGGRGEGVLPERENKFFDKMNFISGGDLKDESEIILGKGLADSLDVKAGDTLTLLTQTINGQLNGADLKVAGVFHMGIKAIDDGYYRLHLKQAQRLLDTQRVELFSLATTGVDHWDEVAKNINQADPNLEPVRFEILDKVYYQNSVDFLSAQFAFIRMIILLIVALGIFNTIAVGLLERGGEIGALRANGEKRSRLFKILLLENSFLGLFGGILGILLALLCTKTVLASGIPMPPGPGITRQYLIFIEIQGSHYVQALLLPMFTAIIASCWPIFKLLRRSIPELLRST; encoded by the coding sequence ATGACAGAGATTTTTAAAATTGCCTGGAGAAATCTATTCCGTAATCCCCGTAGAACAGCGGCAAGTCTGTTAACTGTTTGTTTGGGTGCAGCTGCTCTTTTGATCTATCAAGGTTTCAACAGTGGGATCATGAATCAATACCGCGAGAATACCATCCACGGATACTATGGTTTCGGCCAAGTTTTCCCCAAAGGCTATTACGGAAAAGTGTTCGAGCAACCCTGGAAAATGTGGATTGAAAATCCGGAAGAGGCTGAGAAGAAACTTTTGTCGGCTCCTGGTGTGGAACAAGTCTTCCCCCGTCTTTCATTTTATAGTTTCTTGGCCAAGGGCGGAATCACGCTGGGTGGCCGCGGCGAAGGTGTTTTACCAGAAAGAGAAAATAAATTCTTTGATAAGATGAATTTTATTTCTGGCGGCGATCTTAAAGATGAAAGTGAAATTATTCTTGGAAAAGGCCTGGCCGATTCTTTAGATGTTAAAGCGGGCGATACGCTGACTCTTTTGACTCAAACGATCAATGGTCAGTTGAATGGTGCTGACCTAAAAGTTGCAGGCGTTTTTCATATGGGGATTAAGGCCATCGATGATGGTTACTATCGCCTTCACTTAAAGCAAGCTCAGCGCCTGCTGGATACTCAGCGCGTGGAATTGTTCTCTTTGGCGACGACCGGCGTGGATCATTGGGATGAGGTTGCAAAGAACATCAATCAAGCAGATCCCAATCTAGAACCGGTGCGTTTTGAGATTCTGGATAAAGTATATTATCAGAACTCGGTGGACTTTTTGTCTGCGCAGTTTGCTTTTATCCGCATGATTATTCTGTTGATCGTAGCTTTGGGAATTTTCAATACCATCGCAGTTGGATTGCTGGAACGTGGTGGCGAGATTGGTGCTTTAAGAGCCAATGGCGAAAAGCGCAGTCGTCTGTTCAAAATTCTTTTGCTGGAAAATTCATTTTTGGGGCTGTTCGGCGGGATTTTGGGGATACTATTGGCTTTGCTTTGCACGAAAACGGTGTTGGCATCGGGAATTCCGATGCCTCCGGGCCCCGGGATCACTCGTCAGTATTTGATTTTCATTGAGATTCAAGGAAGTCATTACGTACAGGCATTATTGTTGCCGATGTTTACGGCAATCATCGCCAGCTGCTGGCCGATTTTCAAGCTTTTGCGCAGATCCATTCCGGAACTTCTGCGCTCGACATAA